The following coding sequences are from one Camarhynchus parvulus chromosome 1, STF_HiC, whole genome shotgun sequence window:
- the FZD4 gene encoding frizzled-4: protein MCQNLGYNVTKMPNLVGHELQADAELQLTTFTPLIQYGCSSQLQFFLCSVYVPMCTEKINIPIGPCGGMCLSVKRRCEPVLKEFGFFWPDALNCSKFPPQNDHNHMCMEGPGDEEVPLHSKTSLQPGEECHGMGSNSDQYIWVKRSLSCVLKCGYDAGLYSRSAKEFTDIWMAIWASLCFISTAFTVLTFLIDSSRFSYPERPIIFLSMCYNIYSIAYIVRLTVGRERISCDFEEAAEPVLIQEGLKNTGCAIIFLLMYFFGMASSIWWVILTLTWFLAAGLKWGHEAIEMHSSYFHIAAWAIPAVKTIVILIMRLVDADELTGLCYVGNQNLDALTGFVVAPLFTYLVIGTLFIAAGLVALFKIRSNLQKDGTKTDKLERLMVKIGVFSVLYTVPATCVIACYFYEISNWAIFRYSADDSNMAVEMLKIFMSLLVGITSGMWIWSAKTLHTWQKCSNRLVNSGKVKREKRADGWVKAGKGNETVV, encoded by the exons ATGTGCCAGAACCTGGGCTACAATGTCACCAAGATGCCCAACCTGGTGGGGCACGAGCTGCAGGCGGACGCGGAGCTGCAGCTCACCACCTTCACCCCGCTCATCCAGTACGGCTGCTCCAGTCAGCTCCAG TTCTTCCTGTGTTCAGTTTATGTGCCAATGTGCACAGAGAAGATTAACATCCCCATAGGTCCCTGTGGAGGCATGTGCCTCTCTGTCAAAAGAAGATGTGAAcctgttttaaaagaatttgggtttttctggcCAGACGCCCTAAACTGCAGCAAATTCCCGCCCCAGAATGATCACAACCACATGTGCATGGAGGGCCCAGGAGACGAAGAGGTTCCCCTTCACAGCAAGACCTCCTTGCAGCCCGGAGAAGAGTGCCACGGCATGGGATCTAACTCAGATCAGTACATTTGGGTGAAGAGAAGCTTGAGCTGTGTCCTGAAGTGTGGCTACGATGCTGGTCTGTACAGCAGGTCAGCTAAGGAGTTCACAGATATCTGGATGGCCATATGGGCCAGTCTTTGCTTCATCTCGACTGCCTTCACTGTCCTGACCTTCCTGATTGATTCATCCAGATTTTCCTACCCGGAGCGGCCAATCATATTTTTGAGCATGTGCTACAATATTTATAGCATTGCTTATATTGTGAGGCTAACTGTGGGCCGGGAAAGGATATCCTGTGATTTTGAAGAGGCAGCAGAACCTGTTCTTATCCAAGAAGGTCTTAAGAACACAGGATGTGCGATAATTTTCTTGCTGATGTACTTTTTTGGGATGGCTAGCTCCATCTGGTGGGTTATTCTGACACTGACTTGGTTTCTGGCTGCAGGACTCAAGTGGGGCCACGAAGCAATCGAAATGCACAGCTCCTACTTCCACATCGCAGCCTGGGCCATCCCGGCAGTGAAGACCATTGTCATTTTGATTATGAGACTTGTAGATGCAGACGAGCTCACCGGCCTCTGCTATGTTGGGAACCAGAACCTGGATGCGCTGACAGGCTTTGTTGTAGCTCCGCTTTTTACCTACCTGGTCATCGGGACTTTATTCATTGCAGCAGGACTTGTGGCCTTATTTAAAATCAGGTCTAATCTCCAGAAAGATGGAACTAAAACTGACAAACTGGAAAGACTGATGGTCAAAATTGGGGTCTTTTCAGTGTTGTATACCGTCCCAGCAACGTGTGTCATCGCCTGTTATTTCTACGAAATCTCCAACTGGGCCATTTTCCGCTATTCGGCAGATGATTCCAATATGGCAGTGGAGATGCTCAAAATTTTCATGTCCCTTCTGGTGGGTATTACATCAGGTATGTGGATCTGGTCAGCCAAAACTCTGCACACATGGCAGAAGTGCTCCAACAGACTGGTGAACTCAGGGAAAGTGAAACGAGAGAAGAGAGCGGATGGTTGGGTGAAAGCCGGGAAAGGGAACGAGACCGTGGTATGA